Proteins from one Podospora pseudoanserina strain CBS 124.78 chromosome 1, whole genome shotgun sequence genomic window:
- a CDS encoding hypothetical protein (EggNog:ENOG503NVVH; COG:S) encodes MSSSLSPDDYNLDAGPSDQDTGPLSSLNLEFLKNITDKSTTKAGQPPKRRGPKPDSKPALTRRQELNRQAQRTHRERKERYIKALEDEVLRLKQAFTHASQDKDQLAEENRQLKALLSQGVAVGGPSLLDDSLSNPSLGYESGPASITGSYAPISSNTSNFTASPLPTGGMGHQTGPSPNNGGMGGFENQPNSNPNPNLDYEQLGIDFVLTLERPCMEHLPWLLDRTVESGGVEPCGHALMASCPPESFTQMAPEVPFGHNDSGETKTHNHGVTDHGRTGEQPRTWDLAKPDLATLMDLSQKLNLEGEITPVMAWGMVVTHPGVHMLRMEDFRKLADELAGKVRCYGFGSVMEEFEVRDALENVFSTKSELVLGY; translated from the exons ATGTCTTCATCGTTGTCGCCAGACGACTACAATCTCGATGCGGGACCCTCGGACCAGGACACAGGCCCGCTGTCTTCACTGAACCTCGAATTTCTGAAAAATATCACCGACAAGTCGACAACGAAGGCTGGGCAGCCTCCAAAGCGTCGAGGACCTAAGCCCGACAGCAAGCCTGCGCTGACCAGAAGACAAGAGCTGAACCGACAAGCGCAAAG AACACACCGAGAGCGCAAAGAACGATATATCAAGGCCCTCGAAGACGAAGTCCTTCGGCTCAAACAGGCATTCACTCATGCCTCCCAGGATAAAGACCAGCTGGCTGAGGAAAATCGCCAGCTCAAAGCGCTCCTAAGCCAAGGGGTGGCTGTGGGTGGTCCCAGTTTGTTGGACGATTCTTTAAGCAACCCAAGTCTAGGCTACGAGTCCGGTCCCGCCAGCATCACCGGGAGCTACGCGCCAATATCGAGCAATACAAGCAACTTCACTGCGTCGCCCCTCCCAACCGGCGGAATGGGACACCAGACCGGCCCGTCACCAAACAATGGGGGTATGGGAGGGTTCGAGAACCAACCGAATTCGAATCCGAATCCGAACCTCGATTACGAGCAACTTGGGATCGATTTTGTGTTAAC GCTCGAGAGACCTTGCATGGAACACCTACCATGGCTACTTGACCGAACTGTCGAATCGGGCGGAGTCGAACCCTGCGGACATGCTCTGATGGCATCGTGCCCACCCGAGTCGTTTACCCAGATGGCCCCTGAGGTCCCGTTTGGACACAACGACAGTGGAGAAACCAAGACACACAATCATGGTGTCACCGATCATGGCCGTACTGGAGAGCAGCCGCGTACATGGGATTTGGCAAAGCCCGACTTGGCAACGTTGATGGACCTCAGCCAGAAACTAAATCTTGAGGGGGAGATCACACCTGTAATGGCgtgggggatggtggtgacgcACCCGGGTGTTCATatgttgaggatggaagATTTTAGAAAGCTGGCTGATGAGTTGGCTGGGAAGGTTAGGTGTTATGG GTTTGGTTCTGTGATGGAGGAGTTCGAGGTTCGAGATGCGTTGGAGAATGTTTTCTCGACGAAATCGGAGCTTGTACTGGGATATTGA
- a CDS encoding hypothetical protein (COG:I; EggNog:ENOG503NY5C), producing MTCLTNLFPHPLRGLLLVTPFLLSTGLANLTLFLLPFAKLLLPSSLIHTLCSLIAGTLVYRFVQHIFTAINSAEITFSGDTPLPNESAIVIANHVAWSDFYLVQAAADKANMGGRTRYFAKAGLKWGLWGMGMPIVTREWTRDKRELERVFRGVKEEGWKTWLVSFSEGSRFTPEKYLQSRLWCRQNSKPQPEYLLYPRTRGFIATVQHLRKAPHVKAVYDLTLAYQCGEEFQKAPTMWETIAVPKLSLTREQGGVGYRFHVHVRRFPIEELPGDAAGLAKWLEQRWVEKGRWLEARRLRWASVDVLRKTDGIFGGMGRVVDEDSRT from the exons ATGACCtgcctcaccaacctcttcccccatcccctccgtggcctcctcctcgtcacccccttcctcctctccaccggccTCGCCAACCTAACCCTGTTCCTGCTCCCCTtcgccaaactcctcctcccctcctccttaATCCATACCCTCTGCTCCCTCATCGCCGGCACGCTAGTCTACCGCTTCGTCCAGCACATCTTCACTGCGATCAACAGCGCCGAAATCACCTTTTCCGGCGACACCCCCTTGCCAAACGAGTCCGCCATCGTCATAGCAAACCACGTCGCCTGGTCAGACTTTTACCTTGtccaagctgctgctgataaAGCAAACATGGGAGGCCGCACGAGATATTTTGCAAAGGCGGGGTTGAAGTGG GGATTATGGGGGATGGGTATGCCTATTGTTACGAGGGAGTGGACGAGGGATaagagggagttggagagggtttTCAGGGGGGTGAAGGAAGAAGGGTGGAAGACTT GGCTGGTATCCTTTTCGGAAGGGTCACGGTTTACACCGGAGAAATACCTCCAGTCGCGGCTCTGGTGCAGGCAGAATAGCAAACCCCAACCGGAGTATCTGCTCTatccgaggacgaggggatTTATTGCTACGGTGCAGCATTTGAGGAAGGCGCCGCATGTCAAGGCGGTGTATGATTTGACGTTGGCGTATCAGTGTGGGGAGGAGTTTCAAAAGGCGCCGACGATGTGGGAGACGATTGCAGTCCCGAAATTGAGTCTGACTAGGGAgcaagggggggtggggtatCGATTTCATGTACATGTGAGGAGGTTCCCCATTGAGGAGTTGCCGGGGGATGCGGCCGGGCTGGCGAAGTGGTTGGAGCAGAGGtgggtggagaaggggaggtggcttgaggcgaggaggttgaggtgggcgAGTGTGGATGTGCTGAGGAAGACTGACGGgatttttggggggatggggagggtggtggatgaggactCTCGAACGTGA